In Stieleria varia, one genomic interval encodes:
- the rpoC gene encoding DNA-directed RNA polymerase subunit beta', translating to MSIGETSNYDRINDYASVRISLARPQDIKSWSFGEVKKPETINYRTYRPEKDGLFCERIFGPEKDWECACGKYRGMKYKGMICDRCGVKVTHSRVRRKRMGHIELAAPVVHIWFFKAMPSRLGNLLAMKTSSLEKVIYFQDYVVVDPGTTDLEHQQLLTEEEFRAARTQYGPGSFEADMGAEAVRKLLNQLDLVQLSEQLRIDLAETGSKQKKKDLINRLKIVEAIRDSDNRPEWMVLDVIPVIPPDLRPLVLLDSGNFATSDLNDLYRRIINRNNRLRKLVDLNAPEVIIRNEKRMLQQSVDALFDNNRCKRPVLGSSNRPLKSLTDMIKGKQGRFRENLLGKRVDYSARSVIVVGPRLKLHQCGLPKKIALELYQPFIIRRLKELGHADTIKSAKKMLERKDEEVWDILEQVITNHPVLLNRAPTLHRMGIQAFEPTLVEGNAINLHPLVCKGFNADFDGDQMAVHLPLSIEAQVEAHTLMMSTNNVFAPSNGKPIMSPSQDIVMGCYYMTAQLPGRKGEGMIFSGYQEVEFAFAQKAVDLHAKIKMRLPRHQRLKTEEEDSKYGAIIETTPGRVLFNDMLPDGMDFYNRAMRSGDLASAISDCYQRLGRKATIHLLDDMMQMGFRESTRSGLSFATDDLVTPDSKTEYIKEAEKEVMRLKKAYDRGQVADDERYQLVLDEWTKARELITTDMMAAMESDVREGGWYINPVFLMSHSGARGGIAQIRQLAGMRGLMAKPTGEIIETPIKANFREGLSVLEYFSSTHGARKGLADTALKTADSGYLTRKLADVAQNVVITMDNCGTTQGITKGVVYRGEKVEVRLADSINGRVSRKSIVNPVTDEVVVAENEMITPEIARKIELMGLEKIQVRTPMTCDAPLGVCRRCYGMDMSTGAMVEEGMAVGIIAAQSIGEPGTQLTMRTFHIGGSVSKTMEESDIKSKKSGEVRLTRIRAVKNSEGRMVVLTRNGEISLVDDRGREFESYPIPSGSVLLVEDGQKVVNGETLCQWNPYSVPILSEVAGKVRFEDVVEGETVRTERDASGKSRLLVIDHKGDLHPQIVVEDNTGKALDVQFLPERAVISCTDGMTVEPGMTLAEMPRDSGGVSDITGGLPRVTEIFEARKPKDPAIISEVDGEVEILAEKKRGKTTIVVRSESGIEREHMVPTGKRFLVHTGDVVKAGQSLVDGPLVPHDILRVSGEEAVQQYLLHEIQQVYQSQKVEINDKHCEIIIARMLRKVKIENAGDTNLLPGLVMDRFQFRRANQELAKCIKIANPGDSDYSEGTIIPKELFEQINAQIEAEGGTPAKGKKPKSATASTQLLGITKAAVQSNSFISAASFQETTKVLTEAALAGKVDRLVGLKENVILGHLIPAGTGFRIFQESEVNYRREALEELATAPVQSLEESFPLLEAGDDFLGAATPVDHPMSQSASTEMESEPSLGSLLGGGGEPEQSDQE from the coding sequence ATGTCGATTGGCGAAACCAGCAACTACGATCGCATTAACGACTACGCATCCGTTCGCATCTCCCTGGCACGTCCCCAGGACATCAAGAGTTGGTCGTTTGGCGAAGTCAAGAAGCCGGAAACGATCAACTACCGAACCTACCGCCCCGAAAAAGACGGCTTGTTCTGCGAACGAATCTTCGGCCCTGAAAAGGACTGGGAATGCGCCTGCGGCAAGTATCGCGGAATGAAGTACAAGGGGATGATCTGCGACCGCTGCGGCGTCAAGGTCACCCACAGCCGCGTACGTCGTAAACGCATGGGCCACATCGAACTGGCCGCCCCCGTCGTACACATCTGGTTCTTCAAAGCCATGCCCTCACGCTTGGGCAACCTGTTGGCGATGAAAACCAGCTCGCTGGAAAAGGTCATCTATTTCCAAGACTACGTCGTCGTCGATCCAGGCACGACCGACTTGGAGCACCAACAACTGCTGACCGAAGAAGAGTTCCGCGCCGCCCGTACTCAGTACGGCCCGGGGTCTTTCGAAGCCGACATGGGTGCCGAAGCGGTCCGCAAGCTGCTCAACCAGTTGGACTTGGTTCAATTGTCCGAGCAACTGCGTATCGACTTGGCCGAGACCGGCAGCAAGCAAAAGAAGAAGGACTTGATCAACCGGCTGAAAATCGTGGAAGCGATCCGCGACAGCGACAACCGCCCCGAGTGGATGGTGCTCGACGTCATCCCCGTCATTCCACCCGACTTGCGTCCTCTCGTTTTGCTCGACAGCGGCAACTTTGCCACCAGCGATTTGAATGACCTGTATCGCCGGATCATCAACCGCAACAACCGCTTGCGCAAGCTCGTCGATTTGAACGCGCCGGAAGTCATCATTCGCAATGAAAAGCGGATGCTGCAGCAGTCCGTCGACGCGTTGTTCGACAACAACCGCTGCAAACGTCCCGTGCTCGGCTCGTCCAACCGTCCCCTGAAATCCTTGACCGATATGATCAAGGGCAAGCAGGGACGTTTCCGCGAAAACCTGCTCGGTAAACGCGTCGACTATTCCGCCCGAAGCGTGATTGTGGTCGGCCCCCGACTGAAACTGCACCAGTGCGGTCTGCCCAAGAAGATCGCGTTGGAACTCTACCAACCGTTCATCATCCGCCGCTTGAAGGAACTCGGCCACGCCGACACGATCAAGTCCGCCAAGAAGATGCTGGAGCGTAAGGACGAAGAGGTTTGGGATATCCTGGAGCAAGTGATCACCAATCACCCGGTGTTGCTCAACCGTGCCCCCACGCTGCACCGCATGGGGATCCAAGCGTTCGAACCGACACTGGTCGAAGGCAACGCGATCAACCTGCACCCGCTGGTCTGCAAAGGTTTCAACGCTGACTTCGACGGTGACCAGATGGCAGTCCACTTGCCACTGTCGATCGAAGCTCAGGTGGAGGCCCACACGTTGATGATGAGCACGAACAACGTGTTCGCACCATCCAACGGCAAGCCGATCATGAGCCCCTCACAGGACATCGTGATGGGTTGCTACTACATGACGGCCCAGCTGCCCGGTCGCAAGGGCGAGGGCATGATCTTCTCCGGCTACCAAGAAGTCGAATTTGCGTTCGCGCAAAAAGCCGTCGACTTGCACGCCAAGATCAAAATGCGTCTGCCGCGTCACCAACGCCTGAAAACCGAGGAAGAAGATTCGAAGTACGGTGCGATCATCGAAACCACCCCGGGTCGCGTGTTGTTCAACGACATGCTGCCCGACGGGATGGATTTCTATAACCGCGCGATGCGCAGCGGTGACTTGGCCAGTGCGATTAGCGATTGCTATCAGCGTCTGGGCCGAAAGGCGACGATTCACCTGCTGGACGACATGATGCAGATGGGTTTCCGCGAATCCACTCGTAGCGGTCTGTCCTTCGCAACCGACGACTTGGTCACGCCGGACTCCAAGACCGAGTACATCAAGGAAGCCGAAAAGGAAGTCATGCGACTGAAGAAGGCGTACGATCGCGGTCAAGTCGCAGACGACGAACGCTATCAGTTGGTCCTGGACGAATGGACCAAGGCTCGCGAATTGATCACCACCGACATGATGGCGGCGATGGAAAGCGATGTCCGCGAAGGCGGCTGGTACATCAACCCCGTGTTCTTGATGAGTCACTCCGGTGCACGGGGTGGTATCGCTCAGATTCGCCAGCTCGCCGGTATGCGGGGTCTGATGGCCAAGCCGACCGGGGAGATCATCGAGACGCCCATCAAGGCAAACTTCCGCGAAGGCCTCTCGGTGTTGGAGTACTTCAGCTCCACGCACGGTGCTCGCAAGGGCTTGGCCGATACGGCGTTGAAGACCGCCGACAGCGGTTACCTGACTCGAAAGTTGGCCGACGTGGCACAGAACGTTGTGATCACGATGGACAACTGCGGGACCACTCAGGGCATCACCAAGGGTGTCGTCTATCGTGGGGAAAAGGTCGAAGTCCGTTTGGCCGACTCGATCAACGGTCGTGTCAGCCGCAAGTCGATCGTCAACCCGGTGACCGACGAAGTCGTCGTGGCCGAAAACGAAATGATCACCCCCGAAATCGCTCGTAAGATCGAACTGATGGGCTTGGAAAAGATCCAAGTTCGTACGCCCATGACCTGCGATGCTCCGCTGGGCGTTTGCCGCCGCTGCTACGGAATGGACATGTCCACCGGTGCCATGGTGGAAGAAGGCATGGCCGTCGGAATCATCGCTGCCCAAAGTATTGGTGAACCCGGTACCCAGTTGACCATGCGTACGTTCCACATCGGTGGTAGCGTGAGCAAGACGATGGAAGAGTCAGACATCAAGAGCAAGAAGTCCGGTGAAGTTCGCTTGACCCGCATCCGCGCCGTCAAGAATAGCGAAGGCCGTATGGTGGTGCTCACCCGTAACGGTGAAATCTCCTTGGTCGACGATCGAGGTCGCGAATTCGAAAGCTATCCGATCCCCAGCGGTTCGGTTCTGTTGGTCGAAGACGGTCAAAAGGTCGTCAATGGCGAAACACTCTGCCAATGGAATCCTTACTCGGTTCCGATTCTGTCGGAGGTCGCCGGTAAAGTTCGATTCGAAGACGTCGTCGAAGGCGAAACCGTCCGTACCGAACGGGATGCCAGCGGCAAGAGCCGATTGTTGGTCATCGATCACAAGGGTGACCTGCACCCGCAGATCGTCGTTGAAGACAACACCGGTAAAGCTCTGGACGTTCAGTTCCTGCCCGAACGGGCCGTTATCTCCTGTACCGACGGAATGACCGTTGAGCCGGGGATGACGCTGGCCGAAATGCCGCGTGACAGCGGTGGTGTTTCGGACATCACCGGCGGTCTGCCTCGGGTTACCGAGATCTTTGAAGCTCGAAAGCCCAAGGATCCCGCGATCATCTCAGAGGTGGACGGGGAAGTTGAAATCTTGGCCGAGAAAAAACGCGGTAAGACGACGATCGTGGTTCGCAGTGAATCGGGTATCGAACGCGAGCACATGGTGCCCACCGGCAAGCGATTCCTGGTGCACACCGGAGACGTGGTCAAAGCAGGCCAGTCGCTCGTCGACGGTCCGCTGGTCCCCCACGACATCCTCCGCGTTTCGGGCGAAGAAGCCGTTCAGCAGTACTTGCTGCACGAAATTCAACAGGTTTATCAATCGCAAAAGGTTGAGATCAACGACAAGCACTGTGAAATCATCATCGCCCGCATGCTTCGCAAGGTGAAGATCGAGAACGCCGGTGACACCAATCTGTTGCCCGGTTTGGTGATGGACCGATTCCAGTTCCGTCGTGCCAACCAGGAGTTGGCCAAGTGCATCAAGATCGCCAACCCCGGCGATAGCGATTACAGCGAAGGCACGATCATTCCAAAAGAGTTGTTCGAACAGATCAACGCCCAGATCGAAGCCGAAGGTGGCACGCCGGCCAAGGGCAAAAAGCCCAAGTCGGCGACCGCCAGTACTCAGCTGCTGGGGATCACCAAGGCCGCCGTTCAGTCCAACAGTTTCATCAGCGCCGCGTCGTTCCAAGAAACGACCAAGGTGTTGACGGAAGCCGCCTTGGCCGGCAAGGTCGACCGCTTGGTCGGCTTGAAGGAGAACGTGATCCTGGGACACTTGATCCCCGCCGGTACCGGATTCCGAATCTTCCAAGAATCGGAGGTCAACTACCGCCGCGAAGCACTCGAGGAACTTGCCACCGCACCAGTTCAGAGCTTGGAAGAAAGCTTCCCGTTGCTCGAAGCCGGAGATGATTTCCTCGGGGCAGCGACGCCCGTGGATCATCCGATGAGCCAATCGGCATCCACCGAGATGGAATCGGAGCCCAGCTTGGGATCACTCCTCGGCGGCGGCGGCGAACCAGAGCAGAGCGACCAAGAGTAA
- the sucC gene encoding ADP-forming succinate--CoA ligase subunit beta, which yields MKIHEYQGKELFRQAGVPVLEGIVARSGDEAAAAYEKLGGAIAVVKAQIHAGGRGKGNVIDNPNQKGVVLAKSADEARAAAEGLLGKKLVTIQTGPEGQTVNQVFVEAGCDIARELYLGIVLDRAAAKPVLMVSTEGGMEIEKVAEETPELIHKAHFDPAVGLEAFQVRKLCKKLGITGNAAKAAMRFMPAMCRFYVDYDCELAEINPLVITGDDQMIALDAKITFDNNALFRHKELLELRDLGEEEPSEVRASNAGLSYVKLEGNIGCLVNGAGLAMSTMDIIKYCGGQPANFLDVGGGANAEQVTEAFRILLSDPNVKGVLVNIFGGIARCTTIAGALIEASKTVGFTVPLVVRLEGTEVEEGRKMLAESDVDIISAVDITDAAKKIVAAAAEVA from the coding sequence ATGAAGATTCACGAATATCAAGGCAAAGAGCTCTTTCGCCAAGCCGGTGTGCCGGTTCTTGAAGGCATTGTGGCCCGATCGGGCGACGAAGCCGCAGCGGCTTATGAAAAACTGGGCGGTGCCATCGCGGTGGTCAAAGCCCAGATCCACGCGGGTGGACGCGGCAAAGGCAACGTGATCGACAACCCCAACCAAAAGGGCGTCGTGCTCGCCAAATCAGCCGACGAAGCTCGCGCGGCGGCGGAAGGCTTGCTGGGTAAAAAATTGGTCACAATCCAGACCGGTCCCGAAGGCCAAACGGTCAACCAAGTCTTTGTCGAAGCCGGCTGTGATATCGCTCGCGAACTGTACCTCGGCATCGTCTTGGACCGCGCCGCGGCCAAACCTGTGCTGATGGTCAGCACCGAAGGCGGAATGGAGATCGAGAAGGTCGCCGAAGAAACCCCCGAACTGATTCACAAAGCACACTTTGACCCCGCGGTCGGACTGGAAGCGTTCCAGGTCCGCAAGCTTTGCAAGAAACTCGGTATCACGGGCAATGCAGCCAAAGCGGCGATGCGGTTCATGCCCGCCATGTGCCGGTTCTACGTCGACTACGACTGCGAACTTGCCGAGATCAACCCGCTGGTCATCACCGGCGACGACCAAATGATCGCCTTGGACGCCAAGATCACTTTTGACAACAACGCCCTGTTCCGGCACAAGGAACTGCTGGAACTGCGTGACCTGGGCGAAGAAGAGCCGAGCGAAGTTCGTGCGAGCAACGCGGGACTGAGCTACGTCAAACTCGAAGGCAACATCGGCTGCCTCGTCAACGGTGCCGGCTTGGCCATGTCCACGATGGACATCATCAAGTACTGCGGCGGACAACCGGCCAACTTCCTCGACGTCGGCGGCGGTGCCAATGCAGAGCAAGTCACCGAGGCGTTCCGGATCTTGCTTTCGGACCCCAACGTCAAGGGTGTCTTGGTGAACATCTTCGGCGGCATCGCTCGCTGCACCACGATCGCCGGCGCGTTGATCGAAGCCAGCAAGACCGTCGGATTCACCGTGCCTCTGGTCGTTCGCTTGGAAGGCACCGAAGTGGAGGAAGGACGCAAGATGTTGGCCGAGAGCGACGTCGACATCATCTCCGCCGTCGACATCACCGACGCGGCGAAAAAGATCGTCGCCGCTGCTGCCGAAGTCGCCTGA
- a CDS encoding UxaA family hydrolase: protein MTRLIHLDPIDNVAIATEGIGLGITAVVRDREVTSRTAIPRGHKIAVCRVEKGQPLVKYGQPIGVATVDIEIGDHVHTHNVRDQHDVSSDLSSVSPPPFPESQRRTFQGFNRPDGRVGTRNYVAVMSTVNCSATVCHQVVARFDAQRMQRWPNVDGVFAATHTTGCAMQYHGIKHQMLGRTMAGYANHPNVGGCLMIGLGCEQNTAGYLAEHHNVVALYAPSGEKLTRDDGIAMLTMQTEGGTRATIDKAEKLLEQVLDQADRFQRSETDARHLMLAVECGGSDGYSGLTANPAVGVVSDHLVACGGTVVLSETTELYGAEHLLVRRSRNQAVAQKLLDRIEWWKEYVAHYGGEINNNPSVGNKAGGLTTITEKSLGAVSKSGSTALEAVYDYAERVNTSGLVVMDSPGFDPASVTGKVAGGANLVMFTTGRGSCFGCKPSPVIKIASNSMLFDAMREDMDLNAGSLLEGGDLQSLGAEFFDYALRVASGEQTASERQGFGDHEFVPWTVGPTV from the coding sequence ATGACTCGCCTGATTCACTTGGACCCCATCGACAATGTGGCGATCGCAACCGAGGGAATCGGTTTGGGCATTACGGCGGTCGTCCGTGACCGAGAGGTGACCAGTCGGACGGCGATCCCGCGAGGGCACAAGATCGCGGTCTGTCGCGTGGAGAAGGGGCAGCCGCTGGTGAAATACGGCCAGCCGATCGGTGTGGCAACCGTTGATATCGAAATCGGCGACCATGTCCATACCCACAACGTTCGCGATCAACACGACGTCAGTAGCGACCTCAGCAGCGTGTCGCCTCCGCCCTTTCCTGAAAGTCAGCGACGTACGTTTCAGGGTTTCAATCGACCGGACGGCCGCGTCGGAACTCGCAACTACGTCGCCGTCATGTCGACGGTCAACTGCAGCGCCACGGTCTGCCATCAAGTCGTTGCCCGGTTCGATGCTCAGCGAATGCAGCGATGGCCGAACGTCGACGGCGTCTTCGCCGCCACGCACACCACCGGCTGCGCGATGCAGTATCACGGCATCAAGCATCAGATGCTCGGTCGCACGATGGCCGGGTACGCCAACCATCCCAACGTCGGCGGTTGCCTGATGATCGGATTGGGATGTGAACAAAACACTGCGGGCTACTTGGCTGAACACCACAACGTGGTCGCATTGTACGCCCCGAGCGGCGAAAAACTGACGCGCGATGACGGCATCGCCATGCTGACGATGCAAACCGAAGGCGGCACGCGGGCGACGATCGACAAAGCAGAGAAGTTGCTGGAGCAGGTGCTGGACCAAGCCGATCGATTTCAACGCAGCGAGACCGATGCCCGGCACCTGATGCTGGCAGTCGAGTGCGGCGGCAGCGATGGTTATTCCGGCTTGACCGCCAATCCCGCCGTCGGCGTCGTTTCGGATCACTTGGTCGCGTGTGGCGGCACGGTCGTGCTCTCGGAGACCACCGAGCTTTATGGTGCCGAGCACTTGTTGGTGCGACGCAGTCGTAACCAAGCGGTCGCGCAGAAACTGCTTGATCGCATCGAGTGGTGGAAAGAATACGTGGCACACTACGGCGGAGAGATCAACAACAACCCTTCGGTGGGCAATAAAGCCGGAGGGTTGACGACGATCACGGAAAAGTCACTCGGTGCGGTTTCCAAGAGTGGCTCCACTGCATTGGAAGCCGTCTACGACTACGCCGAGCGGGTGAACACGTCCGGCTTGGTCGTCATGGACTCGCCGGGTTTTGATCCCGCCAGCGTGACGGGCAAGGTCGCTGGCGGTGCAAATCTGGTGATGTTCACGACCGGTCGCGGCAGTTGCTTTGGCTGCAAGCCGTCACCGGTGATCAAGATCGCGTCCAACTCGATGCTATTTGACGCGATGCGTGAAGACATGGACCTCAACGCGGGCAGCTTGCTCGAGGGCGGCGACTTGCAGTCGCTCGGGGCGGAGTTCTTTGACTACGCGTTGCGAGTCGCCAGTGGGGAGCAAACCGCAAGCGAACGTCAGGGTTTCGGCGACCACGAGTTTGTGCCGTGGACGGTCGGCCCCACCGTCTGA